The Sphingomonas sanxanigenens DSM 19645 = NX02 genome includes a region encoding these proteins:
- a CDS encoding LexA family protein, whose protein sequence is MSDTLPVGARIRELRRARGLSMEQLASMIEPTTHFTTIAKLERSQRAISVEWLVKLSKALGVSIGDLLEEPGRPAVRMVPVVGKIAAGNWREAVAHTDEMMPVPGVGEACFALRPEGDSMNEIFADDAYVVIDPTQPDLLDGKIFAVMNGAGETTLKQYRADPPRLVPRSTNPEHQPIMFGREPFTVIGRVVFQATKM, encoded by the coding sequence ATGAGTGACACTCTCCCAGTTGGTGCCCGCATTCGCGAGCTGCGCCGCGCGCGGGGTTTATCAATGGAGCAGTTGGCTTCGATGATCGAACCGACGACGCATTTCACGACGATCGCCAAGCTAGAGCGGTCGCAGCGGGCGATATCGGTTGAGTGGCTGGTGAAGCTGTCGAAGGCCTTGGGTGTGTCGATTGGCGACCTACTGGAGGAACCAGGGCGTCCAGCAGTCCGCATGGTGCCGGTGGTCGGAAAGATCGCCGCAGGCAACTGGCGCGAGGCGGTGGCCCATACTGACGAGATGATGCCGGTGCCAGGCGTCGGAGAAGCGTGTTTCGCCCTGCGGCCGGAGGGCGACAGCATGAATGAGATTTTCGCCGATGACGCATATGTCGTCATCGATCCCACCCAACCCGACCTTCTCGACGGCAAGATCTTTGCCGTCATGAATGGCGCTGGCGAGACGACCCTCAAGCAATATCGCGCCGACCCTCCGCGGCTAGTTCCACGGTCCACAAACCCCGAGCATCAGCCAATTATGTTCGGTCGGGAGCCTTTCACGGTGATCGGCCGGGTGGTGTTCCAAGCGACAAAAATGTGA
- a CDS encoding DUF7146 domain-containing protein: MQRGRKAEDDDAFRRRVDAARGRVALSDVVGRYTKLLRAGRELVGLCPFHKEKSPSFRVNDAKATYYCFGCGAFGDVIKFLVKKAGLSFMDALRDIEGGTYPEVDPVERARRAEEDAAEREAAIAEARRIWDGASPAAGSPAEVYARSRGIIMPLPPSIRFTRVYAWIDRENGEVGPDLPALIGAVTDGAGEVIGLQRIFLAKGGRAKAGMKKPKKSLGRIRGGALRLDATLVANSDLILDEVIITEGPEDGLSLAQEMPDRRVWVALGTAMMPEVQFPPEVRSIVIAGQNDKAGHDAVKKAGEALVERGFAVRTMFPAPEFKDWNDQLRGIRK; this comes from the coding sequence ATGCAGCGGGGGCGAAAAGCAGAAGACGACGACGCGTTCCGGCGTCGGGTCGATGCGGCGCGCGGACGCGTCGCGTTATCGGATGTAGTCGGTCGCTATACCAAGTTGTTGCGGGCCGGACGGGAGCTGGTCGGGCTCTGTCCATTCCACAAAGAGAAGTCACCGTCGTTTCGCGTCAACGACGCGAAGGCGACCTATTATTGCTTCGGCTGTGGGGCGTTTGGCGATGTCATCAAGTTCCTCGTCAAGAAAGCAGGGCTGTCGTTCATGGACGCGCTCCGCGACATCGAGGGCGGCACGTATCCCGAGGTCGACCCGGTGGAGCGGGCGCGCCGCGCGGAAGAGGACGCGGCCGAACGCGAGGCGGCCATTGCGGAGGCGCGCCGGATCTGGGACGGTGCGTCGCCGGCGGCTGGGTCGCCCGCCGAGGTCTACGCGCGCAGCCGCGGCATTATCATGCCGCTGCCGCCGTCGATCCGCTTCACACGGGTCTATGCCTGGATCGATCGGGAGAACGGCGAAGTCGGTCCAGATCTGCCGGCGCTGATCGGTGCCGTGACGGACGGCGCCGGCGAGGTCATCGGCCTGCAGCGCATCTTTCTTGCGAAGGGTGGGCGCGCGAAGGCCGGCATGAAGAAGCCCAAGAAGTCGCTGGGCCGCATACGCGGCGGGGCGCTGCGGCTCGATGCGACTCTTGTGGCGAACAGTGACCTCATTCTTGACGAGGTCATCATCACGGAAGGCCCCGAGGACGGCTTGTCGCTGGCGCAGGAGATGCCTGACCGTCGTGTCTGGGTCGCGCTCGGCACCGCCATGATGCCGGAGGTGCAGTTCCCGCCTGAGGTCCGCTCGATTGTCATTGCCGGTCAGAATGACAAGGCCGGGCACGATGCGGTGAAGAAGGCTGGCGAGGCCCTTGTAGAGCGCGGGTTCGCCGTGCGCACCATGTTCCCGGCGCCCGAGTTCAAGGACTGGAACGACCAGCTTCGGGGCATCCGCAAATGA
- a CDS encoding DnaB helicase C-terminal domain-containing protein: protein MFGRLSGADINASRDRSRIRGYVDHLVELSKRRRLVAGLQDAIASARTIEVPLLELATHIDEAVAVITEAEQTEEHGTLGEYAAQVIADWGKPIHGVRSGLIKSLDDVTGTLETSDTVVVAGGTGMGKTAFASSYAIGVAQVGQGVLMISQEMTGVQLARRAIADASTLIGQAVDHRGIRNQSLDGEHMMRMTRTAEKLSELPIEVVPAAGMTVDKLRRVIRRQRRRFQAKGTELMLVVVDYLQLMQPSRAGMSAYESATEISKGLKLLAGSENVVMMALSQLNRNMHKRASHKPELADLRDSGQIEQDASTIILLHREEQFVRNEEPKTKPRDSLEYTDWETQLRACLGRIEFIVPKSRHGTTGKALGWFFGKYQAVRGNEHDPSDYGGFYV from the coding sequence ATGTTCGGCCGGCTGTCTGGCGCCGATATCAACGCATCGCGGGATCGATCCCGGATCCGTGGCTATGTCGACCACCTCGTCGAACTGTCGAAGCGTCGGCGGCTGGTCGCTGGCCTCCAAGATGCCATCGCATCTGCGCGCACGATCGAAGTGCCGCTGCTCGAACTGGCGACCCACATCGACGAAGCAGTTGCCGTCATCACCGAGGCGGAGCAAACCGAGGAGCATGGCACGCTCGGCGAGTATGCCGCCCAGGTCATCGCTGATTGGGGTAAACCGATCCACGGCGTGCGCAGCGGCCTGATCAAGTCGCTCGACGATGTCACTGGAACACTGGAGACCAGCGACACTGTAGTCGTGGCCGGCGGGACCGGCATGGGCAAGACGGCGTTCGCCAGCAGCTACGCGATCGGCGTCGCGCAGGTCGGCCAAGGCGTGCTCATGATCAGTCAGGAGATGACCGGCGTGCAGCTCGCCCGGCGTGCCATCGCTGACGCCTCTACCCTGATCGGCCAGGCGGTCGATCATCGCGGGATCCGCAACCAGTCGCTCGATGGCGAGCACATGATGCGCATGACGCGCACCGCGGAGAAGCTGAGCGAACTGCCGATCGAGGTCGTTCCCGCCGCGGGTATGACCGTGGACAAGCTGCGCCGCGTGATCCGCCGGCAACGCCGCCGGTTCCAAGCGAAGGGCACAGAGTTGATGCTCGTCGTAGTCGACTATCTCCAGCTCATGCAGCCGTCGCGCGCGGGAATGTCAGCCTACGAATCCGCGACCGAGATCAGCAAGGGCCTAAAGCTGCTGGCAGGTTCAGAGAACGTCGTGATGATGGCGCTCTCGCAGTTGAACCGCAACATGCACAAGCGGGCATCGCACAAGCCGGAACTGGCGGATCTGCGCGACAGCGGCCAGATCGAGCAGGACGCATCGACCATCATCCTGCTGCATCGCGAAGAGCAATTCGTGAGGAACGAGGAGCCCAAGACGAAGCCTCGGGACAGCCTCGAATACACGGACTGGGAGACACAGTTGCGCGCCTGCCTCGGCCGCATCGAGTTCATCGTTCCGAAGTCGCGCCACGGCACGACCGGCAAGGCGCTGGGCTGGTTCTTCGGCAAATATCAGGCCGTCCGCGGCAACGAGCATGATCCTTCTGACTATGGTGGCTTCTATGTCTGA
- a CDS encoding HNH endonuclease translates to MPTKPPALRPKPARKQSNWNRRASRQSRGYGREHERIRAELLRDEPLCRECRKHGRVTAAVIADHVVPLAQGGSGERSNYQPLCRPCSDAKTAREAAAGRTKP, encoded by the coding sequence ATGCCGACAAAGCCGCCCGCGCTCCGCCCCAAGCCCGCCCGCAAACAGTCAAACTGGAACCGCCGCGCATCGCGCCAGTCGCGCGGATATGGCCGCGAGCATGAGCGGATCCGCGCTGAGCTGCTGCGGGATGAGCCGCTCTGTCGTGAGTGCAGGAAGCACGGCCGCGTCACCGCCGCGGTGATCGCTGACCATGTCGTGCCGTTGGCGCAGGGCGGTTCGGGCGAGCGGTCGAACTACCAGCCGCTATGTCGGCCATGCTCGGACGCGAAGACAGCGCGCGAGGCTGCTGCAGGAAGGACGAAGCCATGA